In Prochlorococcus marinus XMU1406, the genomic stretch CCAAATATAATTAATATGTATTGATCGCTGATAGCTACTGCAGTAGTAATACTGTCTATAGAAAATGCAAAATCAGTAATTGAAAGAAGTGCTACAACTCTTAAGAACCTAAAATTATTTTTTTTATTATCTGTACCATTTTCAGCGTTTTCTATATCTGAATTTAAAAAAATATTAGAGAAGAATAAGTATATTAAATAAAAACCAGCAAAAACCCTAATAAAAATAAACTTGAGAAGAATATTAGATAATATGATGAGTATAATTCTAAATAATAAAGATATTGTTATACCTATATTTAAGGCTCTTGATCTTAATTCTGAACTGTCGAGGAATTTAGTAAGAGAAGCCAGTGCGACAGCATTATCTGCCGACAATAATAATTCTAGAACAATTAATATGGGTAAAAGTGTCAAAATTTCGTACCAACTGTCTACTTGATCTAGTGTGGGTATAAAAGAATTTATTGCGGCTGAATCCATCAAATATTATTCACAATCACTATAAAATCTAATATAATATATCGGATATTTGTAATCAAGATTGATAACTATAAATGAGTTTAAATACTTTAGTTGATTATATTTCTAACTCACAAATTACTTCTGAATTAATAAAAAGAATTTCAAAAAATAATGAATTAAATATTATTGGTTCAAGTAGATATGCGAAATCGATAATCTTAGATAGCATCGCAAAAAAAGAAGAAAAAAATATATTATTAATTTGTCCTAATGTAGAAATTGCCTACAAATGGATTGGTTATTTTGAAAGTATAAATGATAAAGCAGTTTTATATTATCCTCCAACAGAACATCTACCATACTCATCAATTAATAAATCCAAAGAGATTGAATTTAGTCAGCTTACTGTTTTATCCAAATTAATAAAAAAAGAGAAAAATGAACTTAATATTGTTATATCAACTGAGAGATCACTACAACCTCATCTAATAAATAAAAACTTATTAATTGAAAAAAAGTTAGATTTGCAAAAAGGGGTTCAAATAGAGATTCAAGAATTAGCAAATAAACTTACCTTGCTGGGTTATGCGAAGGACAATGTTACTTCAACAGAAGGATTCTGGAGTAGGAGAGGGGAAATAATAGATATTTATCCTGTCAATAATGAATTTCCTATAAGATTAGAATTTTTTGATAATGTAATTGAGAAAATAAGAGAATATGATCCCTATACACAGAAAACATTAGAAAGTATAAATAATATTGAAATAATACAGGCTGGATTTGATTTGCTATTAAAAGATAAGTTAAATAATTTATCTAAGAACAGTATTTTTAATTCAGAAGATATAAATAAAAATAATCTTGATCGTTATTTAGGAATAATTGAAAATGAACCCTCAAATTTAATAGATTTTATAGATAGGGAAACAATTCTTGTAATTGATGAACTAGAAGATTGTAAGAAATTTGCAAATAATTGGTATCTAGATTCAGAAAGTAATTTTGATAATTGTGCGTATGAATTAAATGAAAACCTTAAAAGTAATGACATTAATTTAGAGGCCAAACCTAATTTGCATTTAAAGTTTGACGAAATATTAAATTCATTAGAAAATTTTAATTTAATAAAATTTTATGAATTTGAATCTAAAGTCAATATTGATAATAGGTTTTTGTTAAACGATAAAAGATTAAATTCATATTCTAAAAATATAGGAAAATTATCCAATGATATAAATAAAAATATAAAAAATAATGAAAAAGTATGGATACTATCAGCTCAGCCATTGAGAACTAGGACTTTACTTTTTGAGCACGAATGTAATGCAAACTTCTTAAACAATCCTAATGATATTGATGCAGCATTTAAGTCAATTAACAATTCAACTCCTTTAATTTTAAAAAATAAAAACAATTATGAAATCGAGGGCTTTTATCTTCCGATATGGAAGGTTGTCCTGATAACAGATAAAGAATTATTTTCACAACAATCTCTTTTTAATAATGTATTCATAAGAAGAAAAAAAAGAAGTGTAAATTCAAATATAAATGTAAATAAGATTAGTCCGGGTGATTTTATAGTTCATAAAAATCATGGAATTGGAAAATTTTTAAAAATAGAAAAAATAAATATAACTGGAGATTCAAGAGACTATTTAGTCATTCAGTATCAGGACGGGAAGATAAGTGTTGCCGCTGATCAACTTGGTAGTGTTAACAGGTATAGATCAAGCGGAAAAATAAATCCAAAAATAAATAAATTAGGAGGAACAGAATGGGAAAGAATAAAAGAGAAAAATAAGAAACAAATAAAAAAAGTTGCTGTCGATATTTTAAAACTTTATGCAAAGAGAGAAAAATTAAAGGGATACATTTACCCAGAAGATGGTCCTTGGCAAAATGAATTAGAGGAATCATTCCCTTATCAACCAACACCTGATCAAATTACTGCTGTAGAAGAAATAAAATCTGATATGGAAAGCGATAAGCCAATGGACAGACTAGTTTGTGGAGATGTAGGATTTGGCAAAACAGAAGTAGCTGTTCGGGCTATTTTTAAGGCTATTACATCAGGCAAACAGGTAATATTACTAGCACCCACAACAATCCTAGCTCAGCAACATTGGAGAACGATAAATAATAGATTTTCACCTTACCCTATAAAAGTATCATTACTCAATAGATTTAAAACTGTTAATGAAAGAAAGGAAATCTATGCAGGTTTGAAAAATAACAAAATTGATTTAGTTGTAGCAACGCACCAAATTTTAGGAAAAGAAATAGAAATTAAAAACTTAGGACTACTTGTTATCGATGAAGAACAAAGATTTGGAGTAAGACAAAAGGAAAAAATTAAAAAAATCAAAACCAACATAGACGTTTTAACTCTTTCGGCAACTCCAATTCCAAGAACTCTTTATATGAGCTTATCTGGACTAAGACAAATGAGCTTATTAAATACTCCTCCTCCATCAAGAAGATCAATAAAAACATATTTATCTGAAATAGATATGGATGTTATAAGAACTGCAATTAATCAAGAACTTGATAGAGGTGGTCAAATTTTTTATGTTCTTCCAAGAATTTCTGATATTGATCAAGCTATAAACAAATTAAAAAATATGTTCCCCAGCTTAAAATTTATTGTTGCTCATGGGCAAATGAACGAAACAGAGCTTGAAAATGCAATGATTGCTTTTAATAATGGAGAAGTTGATCTAATGATATGTACAACGATAATTGAAAGTGGATTGGACATCCCTAAAGTAAATACAATAATTATTGAAGATTCTCACAAATTTGGCCTTTCACAACTTTATCAACTTAGAGGAAGAGTTGGCAGAAGCGGTATACAAGCACATGCTTGGTTATTTTATCCAAATATAAATAAGATTAATGACGCTGCAAAACAAAGATTGAAAGCTATAAAAGATTTTTCTGAACTAGGAAGTGGATACCAACTTGCAATGAAAGATATGGAAATAAGAGGTGTTGGTAGTTTATTAGGAGAAGAACAAAGTGGAAAGGTTAATGCGATTGGATATGATTTATATATAGAAATGCTACATGAGGCTATTTCAGAAATAAGTGGGCAAGAAATACCTGAAGTTAACGACACACAAATTGATCTACCAATAAATGCATTTATACCTGCAACATGGATATTAAACAGGGAAGAGAAGCTTGAGGCTTATAAATCTGCTACTGAATGTTCAAAAAATGATGAATTAACTGAATTAGCAACAGACTGGGTGAATAGATATGGAAACTTACCCAAACCTGTTGAGTCCCTAATTATGATAATGAGACTAAAATTACTAGCTAAAAAATGTGGTTTTAATAAGATAAAGCTCAAAAAGCCAAACATCCTGATAGAAACAAAATTAAAAAATTCTACTTTTAAAATTCTTAAAAATTCTTTAGCAAGTAGTGTTCAAAATAAATTTCATTTTAATGAAGGCGAACAATTATCAATAATCACTATAAGGGGTTTAGGTGCAACTGAAATTCAAAATCAAATTGATCAACTTATGTTGTGGTTGGGATCTTTTGAAAGAGAAATAAAGAATTTCGATAAAGAACTTTTTATGAAAAAAGAATAAATTATTAAATAATTATTTAAAATCCGCGAATCAGTTTGAATTCGGTTAGGTTTATAAAAATTTATTTGTTTTATGGGTGAATATATAGACGTCGGAATCCAAACTTCGATTTTACCCTTATCAATTATTCTTTCATCAATTGTACTTGGTATATTTGCATTATTTGGCGAAGAAACAGAAAATGATGATGATGATTCTGATTCAGGAAGTGGCGGCCTAATGCAACCTATTTGAAATTATTTATAACTTATTTGTTTTGACTTTCTCTTTGATACTCTAAATAACCTATAAAAAGAACCTAACATTAAGATTAGAGCAGTTAAAGAAGAGGCAAAAATAAAAATCACCAAAAATATTTCATAGAGATATGAAAAGAGATCAATTAATAATAAAAAAGATTTATTAATTGTCGAAGGTAAATTCTGTAGCAGCAAATTTTTATTAGGAATTAAGTAATTTATATAAACTAATA encodes the following:
- a CDS encoding TerC family protein, which codes for MDSAAINSFIPTLDQVDSWYEILTLLPILIVLELLLSADNAVALASLTKFLDSSELRSRALNIGITISLLFRIILIILSNILLKFIFIRVFAGFYLIYLFFSNIFLNSDIENAENGTDNKKNNFRFLRVVALLSITDFAFSIDSITTAVAISDQYILIIFGAVIGVLALRFTSGIFLKLLDIFSRLETAGYVAILIVGIKLLLNTLIKESILPDYYFYILILFAFIWGFSKKESKT
- the mfd gene encoding transcription-repair coupling factor, with protein sequence MSLNTLVDYISNSQITSELIKRISKNNELNIIGSSRYAKSIILDSIAKKEEKNILLICPNVEIAYKWIGYFESINDKAVLYYPPTEHLPYSSINKSKEIEFSQLTVLSKLIKKEKNELNIVISTERSLQPHLINKNLLIEKKLDLQKGVQIEIQELANKLTLLGYAKDNVTSTEGFWSRRGEIIDIYPVNNEFPIRLEFFDNVIEKIREYDPYTQKTLESINNIEIIQAGFDLLLKDKLNNLSKNSIFNSEDINKNNLDRYLGIIENEPSNLIDFIDRETILVIDELEDCKKFANNWYLDSESNFDNCAYELNENLKSNDINLEAKPNLHLKFDEILNSLENFNLIKFYEFESKVNIDNRFLLNDKRLNSYSKNIGKLSNDINKNIKNNEKVWILSAQPLRTRTLLFEHECNANFLNNPNDIDAAFKSINNSTPLILKNKNNYEIEGFYLPIWKVVLITDKELFSQQSLFNNVFIRRKKRSVNSNINVNKISPGDFIVHKNHGIGKFLKIEKINITGDSRDYLVIQYQDGKISVAADQLGSVNRYRSSGKINPKINKLGGTEWERIKEKNKKQIKKVAVDILKLYAKREKLKGYIYPEDGPWQNELEESFPYQPTPDQITAVEEIKSDMESDKPMDRLVCGDVGFGKTEVAVRAIFKAITSGKQVILLAPTTILAQQHWRTINNRFSPYPIKVSLLNRFKTVNERKEIYAGLKNNKIDLVVATHQILGKEIEIKNLGLLVIDEEQRFGVRQKEKIKKIKTNIDVLTLSATPIPRTLYMSLSGLRQMSLLNTPPPSRRSIKTYLSEIDMDVIRTAINQELDRGGQIFYVLPRISDIDQAINKLKNMFPSLKFIVAHGQMNETELENAMIAFNNGEVDLMICTTIIESGLDIPKVNTIIIEDSHKFGLSQLYQLRGRVGRSGIQAHAWLFYPNINKINDAAKQRLKAIKDFSELGSGYQLAMKDMEIRGVGSLLGEEQSGKVNAIGYDLYIEMLHEAISEISGQEIPEVNDTQIDLPINAFIPATWILNREEKLEAYKSATECSKNDELTELATDWVNRYGNLPKPVESLIMIMRLKLLAKKCGFNKIKLKKPNILIETKLKNSTFKILKNSLASSVQNKFHFNEGEQLSIITIRGLGATEIQNQIDQLMLWLGSFEREIKNFDKELFMKKE